A stretch of the Candidatus Binataceae bacterium genome encodes the following:
- a CDS encoding FkbM family methyltransferase yields the protein MRLVELKYEFIRTPLEQPLRRLRNLLEYPRRRRFPELREIYAEEQRIDAVLRQILRRDGNCIDVGCHYGSMLSRFCRLAPAGHHVAVEAIPAKVRFLRRKFPEVDVLEVALSDHAGAEDFYINLAATGFSGLARHGEGHFERIHVTCVRLDDAVPKDRRFDLLKIDVEGAELFVLRGATAFLTRDRPTILFECGPSGPPAFGYTAGTLYDLFVACGYSVFLLKDALNRGLPVVREQFEAALVYPFKAFNWLAVASERITEVLAKS from the coding sequence GTGCGATTAGTCGAACTGAAATACGAGTTCATCCGGACTCCTTTAGAGCAGCCGCTGCGCCGTCTGCGTAACTTACTCGAGTACCCTCGTCGCCGGCGATTTCCAGAGCTGCGTGAGATCTATGCCGAAGAGCAGCGAATCGATGCGGTTCTGAGGCAAATTTTGCGTAGAGACGGCAACTGCATTGACGTCGGCTGCCACTACGGTTCAATGTTGAGCCGCTTTTGCCGTCTGGCGCCAGCCGGCCACCATGTCGCGGTCGAGGCGATTCCCGCAAAGGTCCGGTTCTTACGCCGCAAGTTCCCTGAGGTTGACGTGCTTGAGGTGGCGCTGTCTGACCACGCCGGCGCTGAAGACTTCTACATAAATCTCGCGGCCACCGGCTTCAGTGGGCTCGCGCGGCATGGTGAAGGCCACTTCGAACGAATTCACGTCACCTGCGTCCGACTTGACGATGCGGTTCCCAAGGATCGCCGCTTCGATCTGCTTAAGATTGACGTCGAAGGGGCGGAACTGTTCGTTTTGCGGGGGGCAACTGCATTTCTCACGCGCGATCGCCCCACCATTCTGTTCGAGTGCGGACCTTCCGGACCGCCCGCCTTCGGTTATACCGCCGGCACCCTTTACGACTTGTTCGTAGCTTGCGGTTACTCGGTTTTCCTTCTGAAAGACGCGTTAAATCGCGGGCTGCCAGTCGTTCGCGAACAGTTCGAGGCCGCCTTGGTTTATCCGTTCAAAGCCTTCAACTGGCTCGCTGTCGCCAGCGAACGGATTACTGAAGTGTTGGCGAAGTCTTAA
- the atpD gene encoding F0F1 ATP synthase subunit beta — MSGQTAGHINQVLGNVIDVEFSNGSLPAIMSALRVSNPSIDDRAGNLVLEVEQHLGENVVRCIAMDSTEGLVRGMEVLDTGGPISVPVGDGTLGRLMNVIGEPIDEAGPIAFERRMPIHREAPDFADQGIEVEILETGIKVIDLICPYSRGGKIGLFGGAGVGKTVTILELINNIAKEHGGVSVFAGVGERSREGNDLYRELKESGVLSKTALVYGQMNEPPGARARVGLTGVTVAEYFRDEQGKDVILFIDNIFRFVQANSEVSAQLGRMPSAVGYQPTLGTDMGALQERITTTKKGAITSVQAIYVPADDYTDPAPATTFSHLDAITALERKIFEKAIFPAVDPLASTSRILDPQIVGEEHYAVARQVQAILQRYKDLQDIIAILGMDELSADDKLVVARARRVERFLSQAMHVAEPFTNIPGAYVTRAETVRGFKEILDGKCDDLPELAFYLVGTIDDARAKAERLARGEAR, encoded by the coding sequence ATGAGTGGACAAACCGCAGGCCATATCAATCAGGTTCTGGGCAACGTCATCGACGTTGAGTTTTCCAACGGCTCGTTGCCCGCAATTATGAGTGCGCTGCGCGTCAGCAATCCGTCGATCGACGATCGCGCCGGCAATCTGGTGCTCGAAGTCGAGCAGCATCTCGGCGAAAACGTCGTCAGATGCATCGCGATGGACTCGACCGAAGGACTGGTGCGCGGGATGGAAGTGCTCGACACCGGCGGCCCGATTTCGGTGCCGGTCGGCGATGGGACGCTCGGCCGCCTGATGAACGTGATCGGCGAGCCGATTGACGAGGCCGGACCGATCGCCTTCGAGCGCCGGATGCCGATTCATCGCGAGGCCCCCGACTTCGCCGATCAGGGAATCGAGGTCGAAATCCTCGAGACCGGCATCAAGGTGATCGATCTGATATGCCCCTACTCGCGCGGTGGAAAAATCGGCCTGTTCGGCGGCGCGGGCGTCGGCAAAACGGTCACCATTCTCGAGCTCATCAACAATATCGCTAAGGAGCACGGCGGCGTTTCGGTCTTTGCCGGCGTCGGCGAGCGCTCGCGCGAGGGCAACGACCTCTATCGCGAGCTCAAGGAATCGGGCGTGCTCTCGAAGACCGCGCTGGTCTATGGCCAGATGAACGAGCCGCCCGGCGCGCGCGCACGCGTCGGCCTCACCGGCGTCACGGTCGCCGAATATTTCCGTGACGAGCAGGGTAAGGACGTCATCCTGTTCATCGACAACATTTTCCGCTTCGTGCAGGCCAACTCCGAGGTCTCGGCCCAGCTCGGCCGGATGCCCAGTGCGGTCGGTTATCAGCCCACCCTCGGCACCGACATGGGCGCGTTGCAGGAAAGGATCACGACCACCAAGAAGGGCGCAATCACCTCGGTGCAGGCGATCTACGTGCCCGCCGACGATTACACCGATCCGGCGCCGGCGACGACCTTCTCGCATCTCGACGCGATCACTGCGCTCGAACGCAAAATCTTCGAAAAGGCGATCTTCCCCGCGGTCGATCCGCTGGCCTCGACCTCGCGCATCCTCGACCCGCAAATCGTCGGTGAAGAGCATTACGCGGTGGCGCGGCAGGTGCAGGCGATTCTGCAGCGCTACAAGGATTTGCAGGACATTATCGCGATTCTCGGGATGGACGAACTCTCCGCCGACGACAAGTTGGTGGTGGCGCGCGCGCGGCGGGTCGAGCGTTTCCTGTCGCAGGCGATGCATGTCGCGGAGCCCTTCACGAATATCCCGGGCGCCTATGTCACGCGCGCCGAGACCGTGCGGGGCTTCAAGGAGATCCTTGACGGCAAGTGCGATGACCTACCGGAGCTGGCCTTTTACCTCGTCGGCACGATCGACGATGCGCGCGCGAAGGCCGAACGCCTCGCCCGCGGCGAAGCGCGTTAA
- the atpC gene encoding ATP synthase F1 subunit epsilon, whose translation MAETFPFKLVSPTGIIYEGPVEQATAVGALGEFGVLPNHINFITSLEPGVITLKLADGSTSEFLLSGGLAEVKDGAMTVLASEAVSLASVDPVAAAPEVQAAEAKLAQMSFYDPGYQEAQEALRLARARAEITHLSRALH comes from the coding sequence ATGGCAGAAACCTTTCCATTCAAGCTCGTGAGCCCGACGGGTATCATTTATGAGGGGCCGGTCGAGCAGGCGACGGCGGTGGGCGCGCTCGGTGAATTCGGCGTGCTCCCGAACCACATCAACTTCATTACGTCGCTCGAGCCGGGCGTGATCACGCTCAAGCTCGCCGACGGCTCAACCTCGGAGTTCCTGCTTTCCGGCGGGCTGGCCGAAGTGAAAGACGGCGCGATGACCGTGCTGGCGTCCGAAGCGGTCTCGTTGGCGTCAGTCGATCCTGTCGCCGCGGCGCCGGAAGTTCAGGCAGCCGAAGCGAAACTTGCGCAAATGAGCTTTTACGATCCGGGCTACCAAGAGGCCCAGGAAGCGCTCCGACTAGCCCGCGCCCGCGCCGAGATCACCCACCTCAGCCGCGCCCTGCATTAG